The Prosthecomicrobium sp. N25 genome contains the following window.
CGGCTGGCCGGCATGGTAATCCTCGTAGGATTGCGGAAGATACGGATCAGTAGCCCGATCGCGACTCGGGACTCAAGACCGCTTCGCCCGAACCCGCCCGATCAGTTCCTCCACCTTTGGCAAGATCCGCGCCACGATCCGGTCCACCCCCGCCCGGTTCGGATGGATGCCGTCGCGTTGGTTCAGCGCCGGGTCGAGCACCACGCCCTCCAGGAAGAACGGATCGAAGATCACGCCGTACCTGGCCGCCACCTCGGGGAAGATCGGGTCGTAGGCGGCCTGGTAGGCCGGCCCCATGTTGCGCGGCGCCAGCATGCCGGCCAGCAACACCGGGATGCCGCGCCCGGTCAGCGTGCCCACGATGCCGTCGATCGCCTGCCGGGTGACCTTCGGGTCGATCCCGCGCAGGGCGTCGTTG
Protein-coding sequences here:
- a CDS encoding arylesterase, which produces MIFSRRLRGLVPVLLCLAATALPAAAADPIRILALGDSLTAGYGLPPGDAFPVRLEEALKARGHHVRVINAGVSGDTADQGFARLDWALAEGADAAIVEFGANDALRGIDPKVTRQAIDGIVGTLTGRGIPVLLAGMLAPRNMGPAYQAAYDPIFPEVAARYGVIFDPFFLEGVVLDPALNQRDGIHPNRAGVDRIVARILPKVEELIGRVRAKRS